Proteins from a genomic interval of Acetobacterium woodii DSM 1030:
- a CDS encoding TetR/AcrR family transcriptional regulator, whose protein sequence is MATKKQEEMQAEIIRCSKNLFEIYGYANTSIRMISKEMGFKNQASFYIYFESKDKMAALILQKNAHIVRQYIKNLNLKDTGSVQLLLLENLIITEMLRDEFNRKFYTEAQGAQNFSNMVDQIPGYTQNLYENIITEITDLTFDELQLNLFAYIKGVCGVFQAIDSKESQVSFDNATKRLPYVFLELMGVDYHRQEKIIEETRKIFSNIPEEDLKNLYFFAKC, encoded by the coding sequence TTGGCAACAAAAAAACAAGAGGAAATGCAAGCAGAAATTATTAGATGTTCAAAAAATTTGTTTGAAATTTATGGATATGCCAATACATCCATTCGAATGATTTCCAAAGAGATGGGTTTTAAAAACCAGGCATCTTTTTATATATATTTTGAAAGCAAAGACAAAATGGCGGCCTTAATTTTGCAAAAAAACGCCCATATAGTACGGCAATACATTAAAAATCTCAATTTAAAAGATACTGGTTCAGTACAGCTATTGTTGTTAGAAAATTTGATCATAACAGAAATGTTAAGGGATGAATTTAACAGAAAATTCTATACTGAGGCACAGGGCGCTCAAAATTTTTCAAATATGGTTGATCAAATACCTGGTTATACTCAGAATTTGTACGAAAATATAATAACAGAAATAACTGATTTAACTTTTGATGAGTTGCAATTGAATTTATTTGCTTATATAAAAGGTGTCTGCGGCGTATTTCAGGCGATAGATAGTAAAGAATCACAAGTATCCTTTGATAATGCAACAAAAAGATTGCCTTATGTCTTTCTTGAATTAATGGGAGTTGATTATCATCGGCAAGAAAAGATCATTGAAGAAACACGTAAAATCTTTAGTAATATACCCGAAGAAGATTTGAAAAATTTATATTTTTTTGCTAAATGCTGA
- a CDS encoding uroporphyrinogen decarboxylase family protein, which produces MTRSAFSEDEFKVVGMYPGIEKFAVLGAQFTVPESPKYNRPITQRENWKLLLEGKKPFWIPETGWIFCDQVQFRPRLNPDNVANHQIFDGGPSIDYDALGKVVHSSWFNLDWEWDYAISGASVRPGNPKVPDINHWEDYISIPDLDELDWKLYKKENDEYLKIDKLRELGIQMSLWERLMCLMDVDNAAIALVDEDQQEGVHRFFDKLCEFYDDYIGRMAELYDIDCIYLHDDWGHQRGAFFSINTAREMLLPYMKRIVESAHQRGLYFEQHSCGKVESLVPVMIEAGVDMWCGQPEINDQDMLAQKYKDEPIVIGVGNPPIPSGASDEEVKKLAHDWVQRYKDCHVAAEFGFAANFGESAYQKFRNYVYEESRKVFQDYE; this is translated from the coding sequence ATGACAAGATCAGCATTTAGCGAAGATGAGTTTAAAGTCGTGGGGATGTATCCGGGGATTGAAAAATTCGCAGTTTTGGGGGCACAGTTTACAGTACCAGAGAGTCCTAAATACAATCGACCAATAACGCAACGGGAGAATTGGAAATTATTACTTGAAGGAAAAAAACCTTTTTGGATTCCTGAAACAGGTTGGATTTTTTGTGATCAGGTGCAATTTAGACCAAGATTAAATCCCGATAATGTCGCAAATCATCAGATTTTTGATGGCGGACCAAGTATTGATTATGATGCCTTAGGGAAAGTTGTCCACAGTAGTTGGTTTAATCTGGATTGGGAATGGGATTATGCAATCTCAGGTGCCAGTGTTAGGCCTGGAAATCCCAAGGTGCCAGATATCAATCATTGGGAAGATTATATTAGCATCCCTGATCTTGATGAATTGGATTGGAAGCTCTATAAAAAAGAAAATGACGAATATTTAAAAATTGATAAACTGAGAGAGTTAGGAATTCAGATGAGCTTATGGGAACGGCTGATGTGTCTTATGGATGTTGATAATGCTGCGATCGCCCTTGTTGATGAGGATCAACAAGAAGGGGTACACAGATTTTTTGATAAACTTTGTGAATTTTATGATGACTACATTGGGAGAATGGCGGAATTATACGACATTGACTGCATATATCTGCATGATGATTGGGGTCATCAGCGAGGGGCCTTTTTTTCAATCAATACAGCTCGGGAAATGTTATTGCCATATATGAAACGAATTGTTGAGTCGGCACATCAACGGGGACTATATTTTGAACAGCATAGTTGTGGAAAAGTGGAATCGCTTGTTCCGGTTATGATTGAAGCAGGTGTCGATATGTGGTGTGGTCAGCCGGAAATAAACGATCAGGATATGTTGGCTCAAAAATATAAAGATGAACCAATTGTTATTGGGGTCGGTAATCCGCCAATACCTAGTGGTGCTTCTGATGAAGAAGTTAAAAAGCTGGCACATGATTGGGTACAACGTTATAAAGATTGTCATGTTGCGGCGGAGTTTGGTTTTGCAGCAAACTTTGGAGAATCAGCGTATCAGAAATTCAGAAATTACGTTTATGAAGAGAGTCGTAAAGTATTTCAGGATTACGAGTAA
- a CDS encoding 3-isopropylmalate dehydratase large subunit — protein MGKTIAEKIFDAHRVNEPFPDTHVLKLDRVFCHEITTPIAITDLMARGMDRVFDLTKIKAVIDHVTPAKDSKTAEQGKILRDWARRHEIKDFFDIGKNGVCHAIFPEKGFVRPGYTIIMGDSHTCTHGAFGAFAAGIGTTDLEVGILKGVCAFHFPKTIKIVLNGALKPGVYAKDLILFIIKELTVNGATNMVIEFTGPVVEAMSMESRMTLCNMAIEAGGTCGICYPDMTTVDYLWEFIQDEYATKADALNDYAKWVSDADAEYERICEYDVSQLEPLVTVGFKPDQVKSVKEMAGTKVDQIYIGSCTNGRIEDLRIAAAVLKGKKISDEVRAIVSPATPAIYSMALKEGLIEIFQDAGFCVTNPTCGACLGMSNGVLAEGEVCASTTNRNFNGRMGKGGMVHLMSPATAAATAITGTITNSSIVQV, from the coding sequence ATGGGAAAAACAATTGCTGAAAAAATATTTGATGCACATCGCGTAAACGAACCATTTCCGGATACACATGTGTTAAAACTGGACCGGGTTTTCTGTCATGAAATCACGACCCCGATTGCGATTACAGATCTGATGGCGCGGGGGATGGATCGGGTTTTTGATCTCACCAAGATCAAGGCGGTTATTGACCACGTCACACCGGCTAAAGATTCTAAAACAGCGGAACAAGGGAAAATCCTCCGGGATTGGGCCAGACGACATGAAATTAAAGACTTTTTTGATATCGGTAAAAATGGCGTTTGTCATGCGATTTTTCCAGAAAAAGGATTTGTGCGACCGGGATATACCATCATCATGGGTGACTCTCATACCTGTACTCATGGGGCTTTTGGTGCTTTTGCGGCCGGGATTGGGACAACCGACCTTGAAGTAGGGATTCTAAAAGGTGTTTGTGCCTTCCATTTTCCTAAAACGATTAAGATTGTGCTAAACGGCGCCTTAAAACCAGGTGTATATGCGAAGGATTTGATCCTGTTTATTATTAAAGAATTGACGGTTAATGGGGCAACCAATATGGTGATCGAATTCACTGGCCCGGTTGTCGAGGCGATGTCGATGGAATCGCGGATGACGCTTTGTAATATGGCCATTGAAGCCGGTGGCACGTGTGGAATCTGTTATCCGGATATGACGACGGTCGATTATTTGTGGGAATTTATTCAAGATGAGTACGCAACCAAAGCAGATGCTTTAAACGATTATGCTAAATGGGTGTCCGATGCTGATGCCGAATATGAACGGATCTGTGAATATGATGTTTCACAATTGGAACCGCTGGTAACGGTTGGTTTTAAGCCGGATCAGGTTAAGAGCGTGAAAGAAATGGCAGGCACCAAGGTTGATCAAATCTATATTGGCAGTTGTACTAACGGCCGGATTGAAGATTTACGAATTGCGGCGGCTGTCTTAAAAGGTAAAAAAATCAGTGACGAGGTGCGAGCGATTGTCAGCCCGGCAACGCCAGCGATCTATTCGATGGCCTTAAAAGAGGGCCTGATTGAAATCTTTCAGGATGCCGGTTTCTGCGTAACGAATCCGACTTGTGGCGCCTGTTTGGGGATGAGTAATGGCGTTCTTGCTGAAGGTGAAGTTTGTGCCTCAACCACTAACCGTAATTTTAATGGCAGAATGGGAAAAGGCGGGATGGTTCACCTGATGAGCCCGGCTACGGCAGCGGCGACAGCAATTACCGGAACGATCACGAATTCTAGCATAGTTCAAGTTTAA
- the leuD gene encoding 3-isopropylmalate dehydratase small subunit yields the protein MKTFNGKVLFLDRSDINTDEIIPAKYLTEITKAALKPNLLEDLVLPGFSKEDIQDKAVIVTRENFGCGSSREHAPWALEVNGINVVIAESFARIFRQNMYNCGMFAIELPKETIDALFTKYAGKAVSMAIDVDQSTIKISADGECETIAFEVGEFDKTLVKEGGWVGYADKNY from the coding sequence ATGAAAACATTTAATGGAAAAGTATTATTTTTAGATCGCAGTGATATCAATACAGATGAGATTATTCCGGCAAAATATTTAACCGAAATTACGAAAGCGGCATTAAAACCTAATTTGTTGGAGGACCTGGTGTTGCCCGGTTTTAGTAAAGAAGATATCCAGGATAAAGCCGTTATTGTTACCCGGGAAAACTTCGGTTGCGGTTCTTCACGTGAACATGCCCCCTGGGCCTTGGAAGTTAATGGCATTAATGTTGTAATTGCGGAAAGCTTTGCTCGCATTTTTAGACAGAATATGTATAATTGCGGGATGTTTGCAATTGAGTTACCAAAAGAAACCATCGATGCTTTATTTACGAAATACGCCGGGAAAGCGGTATCAATGGCAATTGATGTTGATCAGAGTACGATTAAAATAAGTGCCGACGGGGAATGCGAAACAATTGCTTTCGAAGTTGGCGAATTTGATAAGACCCTCGTTAAAGAAGGCGGATGGGTTGGATACGCCGATAAGAATTACTAA
- a CDS encoding GspE/PulE family protein, translated as MKENMLVLEMLLKNQLITRQNIAERIDEVRQTGNSMLNLLLKDRIITQKNIVLLFHNEWGFDLYDPHKDLIDKRLLGVFSKEQARKYLVFPVNQGQAEQLTVLMADPIHEDTLRNVKRIAGKRLKILVAEKDCILNLIDQNYHQKRLSQEKIDLQKEQENKKTAAQPSIITLVNHLIEEGVFQGASDIHIEAFPQKIQVRFRIDGMLKTVRTLKKDVWRGVVTRLKILGNCDIAEHRLPQDGAFTTTYEGRQIDVRVAIIPTIHGEKIVLRLLDEQKFLMSIDDLGFSSEQKYLLAEIMEAPHGMLLVSGPTGSGKSTTLYSLLNNIDAQTQNIITIEDPVEFQMADINQIQVNEKTGLDFATGLRAILRQDPNVIMVGEIRDEETAEIAIRAAITGHLVLSTIHTNNAIASITRLMDMKIPLYLLSVALRGVISQKLLKRLCPDCCKKEPATAAEKKLLGLTNKEFDLYYPVGCPKCQETGFRGRIAIQEVLKVSRKIREAIGKGENYDSIRKIAIAEGLKPIEDSLKWHILMGNTSLSEGLEILTFENDWHR; from the coding sequence ATGAAAGAAAACATGTTGGTTTTGGAAATGCTGCTTAAAAATCAGCTGATCACCAGACAAAACATTGCTGAACGCATTGATGAAGTCCGGCAGACAGGTAATTCAATGCTCAATTTATTATTAAAAGACCGGATTATTACGCAAAAAAATATCGTGTTGCTTTTTCATAACGAGTGGGGATTTGATCTTTACGATCCCCACAAGGACCTGATCGATAAGCGCTTGTTGGGCGTGTTTTCCAAAGAACAAGCGCGCAAATATTTGGTTTTTCCGGTGAACCAGGGGCAGGCGGAGCAGTTGACGGTATTGATGGCCGATCCGATTCACGAAGACACGCTTCGCAATGTCAAACGGATCGCCGGCAAACGACTTAAAATATTGGTTGCTGAAAAGGATTGCATTCTCAATTTGATTGATCAAAACTATCACCAAAAACGATTAAGTCAGGAAAAAATTGATTTACAAAAGGAGCAGGAAAATAAAAAAACAGCCGCCCAACCAAGTATCATTACGCTTGTGAATCATTTGATTGAAGAAGGTGTTTTTCAAGGCGCCAGTGATATTCATATTGAAGCATTTCCGCAAAAAATTCAAGTGCGGTTTCGAATTGATGGGATGTTAAAAACCGTTCGGACATTAAAAAAAGATGTTTGGCGAGGGGTGGTAACCCGTTTAAAGATATTGGGGAACTGTGATATTGCTGAACATCGGCTGCCGCAGGATGGCGCTTTTACAACTACCTATGAGGGCCGACAGATCGACGTGCGGGTGGCGATTATACCGACTATTCACGGGGAAAAGATCGTCTTAAGGTTGCTTGATGAACAAAAATTTCTGATGTCAATAGATGATTTAGGTTTTTCAAGCGAACAAAAATATTTGTTGGCAGAAATAATGGAAGCCCCGCACGGGATGTTATTAGTGAGTGGTCCGACGGGAAGCGGTAAATCAACGACCTTATATAGTTTGTTAAATAATATTGATGCCCAAACTCAAAATATCATCACCATTGAAGATCCGGTGGAGTTTCAAATGGCTGATATTAATCAAATTCAGGTAAATGAAAAAACCGGACTGGATTTTGCAACTGGACTCCGGGCGATTTTAAGACAGGATCCGAATGTTATTATGGTAGGCGAAATCCGGGATGAAGAGACGGCGGAAATAGCTATTCGAGCGGCGATTACCGGACATCTGGTCTTATCCACGATTCACACCAATAACGCCATTGCTTCGATCACGCGGCTGATGGATATGAAAATTCCGCTTTATCTATTATCGGTGGCCTTAAGAGGTGTGATTTCACAAAAATTGCTCAAACGATTATGTCCGGACTGTTGTAAAAAAGAACCGGCAACGGCGGCCGAAAAAAAGTTGCTGGGGCTTACCAATAAAGAATTTGATTTGTATTATCCGGTTGGTTGTCCGAAGTGTCAAGAGACGGGGTTTCGGGGCCGAATCGCGATTCAGGAAGTACTAAAAGTCTCACGAAAGATTCGGGAAGCGATTGGAAAAGGAGAGAACTACGACAGCATTCGCAAAATAGCCATCGCCGAAGGGCTAAAACCGATTGAAGATTCATTGAAGTGGCATATATTGATGGGGAACACCTCACTTTCCGAAGGGCTGGAAATTTTAACGTTTGAAAATGATTGGCATCGTTAA
- a CDS encoding type II secretion system F family protein, whose product MIGIVKGGMMNKPFIYKAKDQQGETITGTAMGRTSREIAMELQSQNLIVLEIKEQRRSESILDKTFYFRIRAVTEAELGQFCRQFQVLLKAGIPILKSLELIQAETKNKGFGSDLQGLCNRIQAGESLSMAMAFYPKTFPALLIFMVEAGEISGNLDEILLGMAEHYETEVKNRQQLQQTLFYPMILSVVFLVVLIFLITYVLPTFTGMFAVMNAELPAPTRFLLAISQAVMNGWPIMILVLLGSGVGGSYLLKNVTIATAKDWLVINLPLIGMLHYKRALARIATTMGMLLRSGIDLLTVLNRLEGVTANRYLKKELVKLRETVANGKSLGQGMAETDVFPSLFCQLVVIGETSGTLPDVLETLNLIYKDEVDNQIKLFNTSLEPLLLMVFGGMVLFILAAIMLPVFDIYAAYANM is encoded by the coding sequence ATGATTGGCATCGTTAAAGGTGGGATGATGAATAAACCGTTTATTTATAAAGCAAAAGATCAGCAAGGAGAGACCATAACCGGAACGGCAATGGGACGAACATCCCGCGAGATTGCCATGGAATTACAGAGTCAAAATCTGATTGTTTTGGAGATCAAAGAACAAAGACGGTCAGAAAGTATTTTGGATAAGACTTTTTATTTTCGCATTCGGGCAGTGACGGAGGCGGAGCTCGGTCAATTTTGTCGACAGTTTCAAGTCTTGTTAAAAGCGGGGATTCCTATTTTGAAATCATTGGAGCTGATTCAGGCAGAAACAAAAAACAAAGGTTTTGGCAGTGATTTACAGGGGTTATGCAACCGGATTCAAGCAGGGGAAAGTCTCTCAATGGCGATGGCGTTTTATCCCAAAACCTTTCCGGCATTGCTGATTTTTATGGTAGAAGCTGGCGAAATCAGCGGAAATCTCGATGAAATCCTGTTAGGAATGGCTGAACATTATGAAACAGAAGTAAAAAACCGCCAACAATTACAACAAACGCTTTTTTATCCAATGATCTTGAGTGTGGTGTTTTTAGTCGTTTTGATTTTTTTGATTACGTATGTCCTACCAACTTTTACGGGTATGTTTGCAGTAATGAATGCCGAACTACCCGCACCAACGCGGTTTTTGTTGGCAATTAGTCAAGCAGTGATGAATGGGTGGCCGATAATGATATTAGTTTTGCTGGGGAGTGGCGTTGGCGGATCATATTTACTTAAAAATGTGACCATTGCGACAGCTAAAGATTGGCTTGTTATTAACTTGCCGTTGATTGGAATGCTTCATTACAAGCGGGCATTAGCAAGAATAGCAACAACGATGGGAATGTTGTTGCGAAGCGGGATCGATCTTTTAACGGTGCTAAACCGTTTGGAAGGGGTCACTGCTAATCGCTATCTAAAAAAAGAATTAGTGAAACTGAGAGAAACGGTGGCCAATGGAAAAAGTTTAGGTCAGGGAATGGCCGAAACCGACGTTTTTCCGAGTTTGTTTTGTCAATTGGTTGTTATTGGCGAAACCTCAGGGACGTTACCGGACGTATTGGAAACCCTTAATCTGATTTATAAAGATGAGGTAGATAACCAAATTAAATTGTTTAACACCTCTTTGGAGCCGCTGCTGTTGATGGTATTTGGTGGGATGGTGTTATTTATTTTAGCGGCGATTATGCTGCCGGTTTTTGATATCTACGCAGCTTATGCTAATATGTAA